A window of the Chloroflexota bacterium genome harbors these coding sequences:
- a CDS encoding type II toxin-antitoxin system RelE/ParE family toxin: MDLKRVPAVFFRSRSGAEPVRDWLRSLDKQDRFRIGTDLKTVEFGWPIGMPTCRPLGQGLYEVRTTLGNRIARVLFCIGDSRMILLHGFIKKTQKTPKPDLDLARARQRAWEDAS, translated from the coding sequence GTGGACCTGAAGCGCGTCCCGGCAGTCTTTTTCCGTTCCCGGTCCGGGGCGGAGCCGGTTCGGGACTGGCTGAGGTCACTGGATAAGCAGGATCGATTCAGGATTGGAACGGACCTCAAAACGGTTGAGTTCGGCTGGCCGATCGGAATGCCGACCTGCCGACCACTTGGACAGGGCCTTTACGAGGTGCGCACGACCCTGGGCAACAGGATCGCCCGAGTCTTGTTCTGCATCGGGGACAGTCGAATGATCCTGTTGCACGGATTCATCAAGAAAACGCAGAAGACGCCTAAGCCTGATCTCGACCTGGCACGAGCGCGCCAGCGGGCCTGGGAGGACGCATCGTGA
- a CDS encoding Fis family transcriptional regulator, whose translation MTTTSNPHLGSTLDDLLDSDGTRAEAEAVAVKRVIAWQIDEAMTSERLGKAEMARRMNTSRAALDRLLDPDNVSVTLRTLHKAAAALDKRLEIGLVDSRT comes from the coding sequence GTGACGACTACATCCAACCCACACCTTGGGTCTACCCTGGATGACCTGCTCGACTCCGACGGTACTCGTGCCGAAGCTGAGGCCGTCGCGGTCAAGCGCGTCATCGCCTGGCAGATCGATGAGGCGATGACTTCCGAACGCCTCGGCAAGGCCGAAATGGCGCGGCGCATGAATACGAGCCGGGCTGCCCTGGACCGCCTGCTGGATCCCGACAACGTCTCAGTGACGCTCCGGACGCTGCACAAGGCCGCTGCCGCCCTCGACAAGCGACTCGAGATCGGGCTGGTCGACTCCCGCACCTAG
- a CDS encoding IS1595 family transposase — MATKGPGRAHREGISVMELADRFPNEESARRWFEAQRWPDGVRCARCDGEHVTPVASGKPMPYRCRDCRQYFSVRIGTVMERSKITLRQWAWGIYLSTTNLKGVSSLKLHRDLEITQKSAWFMAHRIREALAADDHLLDGPVEVDESYFGGREKNRHARDRQHRGRGTIGKAPVIAMRDRTTREVRAQAITHINRSVLALFITAHAAPDAMVYTDEHPAYDHLPHHETVRHSVGEYVNDQAHTNGIESFWAMLKRAYHGTYHHFSPKHLQRYVDEMATRQSLRELDTADLMGEVAARMVGERLTYADLTAGGRAYPKR; from the coding sequence ATGGCGACCAAGGGACCCGGACGAGCGCACCGCGAGGGCATCAGCGTCATGGAACTGGCCGACCGGTTCCCGAACGAGGAATCCGCCCGCCGGTGGTTTGAGGCCCAGCGCTGGCCCGATGGCGTCCGGTGCGCGCGCTGCGACGGCGAGCACGTGACGCCGGTCGCCAGCGGCAAGCCCATGCCCTACCGGTGCCGTGACTGCCGCCAGTACTTCAGCGTGCGGATCGGCACCGTCATGGAGCGCTCCAAGATCACGCTCCGCCAGTGGGCGTGGGGCATCTACCTGAGCACCACGAACCTCAAGGGCGTGTCGAGCCTGAAACTCCACCGCGACCTCGAGATCACGCAGAAGTCCGCGTGGTTCATGGCCCACCGCATCCGCGAAGCGCTGGCGGCTGACGACCACTTGCTGGACGGGCCGGTCGAAGTGGACGAGTCCTACTTCGGCGGCCGCGAGAAGAACCGCCACGCGCGGGATCGCCAGCACCGCGGGCGTGGGACGATCGGCAAGGCTCCGGTGATCGCCATGCGCGACCGCACGACGCGCGAGGTCCGCGCCCAGGCGATCACCCACATCAACCGCAGCGTGCTAGCCCTCTTCATCACGGCCCACGCGGCGCCGGACGCCATGGTCTACACGGACGAGCACCCGGCCTACGACCACCTGCCGCACCACGAGACCGTCCGCCACAGTGTGGGCGAGTACGTGAACGACCAGGCGCACACGAACGGCATCGAGTCCTTCTGGGCCATGCTCAAGCGGGCCTACCACGGGACGTACCACCACTTCAGCCCCAAGCACTTGCAGCGCTACGTGGACGAGATGGCCACCCGGCAGAGCCTCCGGGAACTCGACACGGCGGACCTCATGGGCGAGGTTGCGGCCCGGATGGTGGGCGAACGCCTGACCTACGCGGACCTCACGGCCGGCGGGCGGGCCTACCCCAAGCGGTAG